In the Spirochaetota bacterium genome, ATGTGATGCGATGTAGGTAGATAAAGATTGTAATTGATGCGGTAGTCACCCCCCTCCCTTGATGGGAGGGGCTGGGGTAGGGTGATGTATAACTGCATAACGCATTCGGTGATCTGTTCACCCCCCTCCCCCCACCCATTCTCCCCCGTCGAGGGGGAGGGAGTACTGCATGGAGAAATTAAACTGCAAACGGGAGGTGTCACTATGGCAGCACCGTTATCGCATAATACCAAAAGAAAGCTTACTCCGGGCAGGTTCTATCCCCTGGGCGCCACCCTTCAGGAATATGGCGTCAATTTCGCGCTTTTTTCACAGGACGCGCAGGAGGTCTTCCTGCTCCTCTTCGACAGGCCTGACGGTGACCCCACCGACGTTGTCAGGATCGAAAACAGGGACCGCTTTATCTGGCACGTTTTTGTCCACGACATTAAAGAGGGCCAGCTCTACGGATACAAGGTAAGGGGAGAATTCAATCCCGCCTGGGGGTTACGCTTTAACGAGAGCAAACTCCTCCTTGATCCCTACGCGAAAGCCGTCAGCGGCAAATGCCGCAACGACGACAATCTTCTCCTCGCCTATAATATCAACGCCCGGGAGAAAGATCTTTCCATGGACACGCGGGACAGCACACGGGTCATGCCGAAGGGCGTTGTCGTTGGCGATGTCTTTGACTGGCAGGGTGACAGGCCACCGGACCTGGTGTTGAACGACCTGGTCATATACGAGGTCCACGCCAAGGGCTTCACGGCCCACGCGAGCTCCGGGGTGAAGAATCCCGGCACCTACCTTGGTTTCATCGAAAAAATTCCATACCTGAAGGAGCTCGGCGTCAACGCGGTGGAGCTCCTGCCCGTTCACGAGTATTACGTGGAGGACTTCCTCATAAAGAAGGGCCTTACCAATTACTGGGGATACAACACCATCGGTTTCTTCGCGCCGGAGTCCTCCTACGGGACAGGCGTGTCCTCTGGCTGCCAGGTGCGCGAATTCAAGACCATGGTGCGGGAGCTGCACCGGGCCGGCATCGAGGTGATCCTTGACGTGGTCTACAACCATACGGCCGAGGGAAACGAGCTGGGGCCCACCATCAGCTTCAAGGGCATCGATAACAGGAATTACTATATCCTGACCGGGGTGCACGGCGCCCCCGGCCGGTATTACATGAACTACACCGGGTGCGGCAACAGCATGAACCTGTCCAGCACGCCGGTCATACGCTTCGTCCTCGACTCGCTGCGCTACTGGGTGGAGGTGATGCACGTGGACGGGTTCCGCTTCGACCTGGCGTCGGTGCTGGGGCGCGAGGAGGGGTACTTCCGGGCCGGCGCGTCCTTCTTCGACGCGGTTTCCCAGGACCCGGTGCTGAACAGGATCAAGCTCATCGCGGAACCGTGGGATATCGGCACCTACCAGGTGGGGAACTTCCCCGTGGATTGGTCCGAATGGAACGGGAGGTACCGGGACACGGTGCGGAAGTTCGTCAAGGGCGACGCCGGGCAGCTCCGCGAGCTGGGATGGCGCATCACCGGGTCGGCCGACATGTACGCGGACGACGGCAGGACCGCGTACAACTCGGTGAACTTCATCACCTGCCATGACGGCTTCACCCTGTGCGACCTGGTCTCCTATGACGGCAAGCACAACGAGGCAAACCTGGAGAACAACAGCGACGGGTCCAACGACAACAATTCCTGGAACTGCGGCTGGGAGGGCGAGACGGATAATCCCGATATCATGGCCCTGCGCAGGCGGCAGGTGAAGAACTTTTTCTGCCACCTTCTTTTCTCTCAGGGGACGCCGATGGTGCTGGGCGGGGACGAGTTCATGCGCACCCAGAAGGGAAGCAACAACGCCTACTGCCAGGACAACGACATCAGCTGGTACGACTGGACCCTGGCGTCGAAGAATGGCGATATCCTCGGGTTCGTGAAAAAGGCCATAGCCTTCCGCCACCGCTACCCGATCCTCCGGAGCCGCAAGTACCTCTCAGGTACCGATTCCGATTCGGATGGCATGCCCGATATCTCCTGGTTCGGCCTTGGCCTGGACCGGCCCGGCTGGGACTATTCGGAAGCCCGCGTGATCTGCTACATGCTGGACGGCGGCGAGGTGAAATCAGACCTCGGCGACTACCTGCTGTTCTTCATGCTGAACGCCGACCACAATTCCCACGACGTCATGGTACCGAAGGTCTCAGGCATGAAATGGAGGAGGGTGGTGGATACCAGCCTGAAAGCCGGTGATGATTTTCTCGAGCCGGGATCAGAGGCTCCCATCGATCCTCAGGACCATTACATCGTCAATGGCCGGAGCACGGTGGTTCTTCTGGCGCGGTAACCACCTACTCGATCTTTCCGCAATTCTCCAAACACTCGTCGGTGCACCTGTCGTCGCACGGCTCGACGTGGATGACGACCTTGGCGTCGGGATAGTGCTCCTTGACCCTGGCCACGATGCGGTCTCCGATCTCGTGGGACTCCTGCACGCTCATTTCAGGCGTCACCACCAGGTGGAATTCGTAGAATCGCTGCGAACCCGATTTCCTGGTCCTGAGCTTGTGATAGCTCAGGACGCGGGGGTGCTGCTCCGTGACGTAGCGGTCGATCAGGGCCTCGTCCTCCATGGAGAGGCGCGCGTCAAGGAGGTCGCGCACAGATTCGCGGGTGAGGTCATAGGCGGCCTTGACGATGAGGAAGGCCACGAGGATGGCCGCAATGGGGTCGATCCAATGGAGGTCGACGTGTGGAAACAGGAGCCTTCCCGCCCAGTAAATGAGAAGTCCCGCCATGACCCCGAAGGAGGTCCACACGTCGGTGCGAAGGTGCCAGGCGTCGGCCTTGAGGGCGATGGAATCGGTCTCGTTGCCGACTTTGAATAGCATGTGGGAGACGAAAAAGTTCGCCGCCACCGATATCGTCATTACCAGGACACCCCATCCGGCCTGTTCCAGTTGCTGGGGATGCTTCAGCTTTTCGACCGCCTCGTAGATGATCCATCCTGCGGCGAAAAAGATCAGCAGGGCCTCGATGGTGCCCGAAATGTTCTCTATCTTGCCGTGGCCGAAGGCATGGCGGTGGTCCTCCGGCTTGCCCGATGTGCGAACGGCAAAAAAAGCAATGATGGCGGCAACAAGGTCAACGGCGGAGTGAATGGCCTCTGAAATGACGGATACGGAATTGATGAGGAGGCCGATGGTGAGTTTCATCACCACCAGCGAGCTGTTGGATGCGACGGAAAGAATGGCGACTCGTGATTTCTTTTTATTGTTATCCATATAATATAATGCCTCATCCGGGAATGCCGGGATTGATCAAACTAACAGTAGTTCAACGAGTTCGTAATATGTAATAAAAAATATTTCTTTTTCGATATCGAAATTTGCAAGCTTTTTTTAATTGAAAAATTCAAGTGGTGTTATATGAATTGTTTTATAAA is a window encoding:
- a CDS encoding cation transporter; the encoded protein is MDNNKKKSRVAILSVASNSSLVVMKLTIGLLINSVSVISEAIHSAVDLVAAIIAFFAVRTSGKPEDHRHAFGHGKIENISGTIEALLIFFAAGWIIYEAVEKLKHPQQLEQAGWGVLVMTISVAANFFVSHMLFKVGNETDSIALKADAWHLRTDVWTSFGVMAGLLIYWAGRLLFPHVDLHWIDPIAAILVAFLIVKAAYDLTRESVRDLLDARLSMEDEALIDRYVTEQHPRVLSYHKLRTRKSGSQRFYEFHLVVTPEMSVQESHEIGDRIVARVKEHYPDAKVVIHVEPCDDRCTDECLENCGKIE
- the glgX gene encoding glycogen debranching protein GlgX codes for the protein MAAPLSHNTKRKLTPGRFYPLGATLQEYGVNFALFSQDAQEVFLLLFDRPDGDPTDVVRIENRDRFIWHVFVHDIKEGQLYGYKVRGEFNPAWGLRFNESKLLLDPYAKAVSGKCRNDDNLLLAYNINAREKDLSMDTRDSTRVMPKGVVVGDVFDWQGDRPPDLVLNDLVIYEVHAKGFTAHASSGVKNPGTYLGFIEKIPYLKELGVNAVELLPVHEYYVEDFLIKKGLTNYWGYNTIGFFAPESSYGTGVSSGCQVREFKTMVRELHRAGIEVILDVVYNHTAEGNELGPTISFKGIDNRNYYILTGVHGAPGRYYMNYTGCGNSMNLSSTPVIRFVLDSLRYWVEVMHVDGFRFDLASVLGREEGYFRAGASFFDAVSQDPVLNRIKLIAEPWDIGTYQVGNFPVDWSEWNGRYRDTVRKFVKGDAGQLRELGWRITGSADMYADDGRTAYNSVNFITCHDGFTLCDLVSYDGKHNEANLENNSDGSNDNNSWNCGWEGETDNPDIMALRRRQVKNFFCHLLFSQGTPMVLGGDEFMRTQKGSNNAYCQDNDISWYDWTLASKNGDILGFVKKAIAFRHRYPILRSRKYLSGTDSDSDGMPDISWFGLGLDRPGWDYSEARVICYMLDGGEVKSDLGDYLLFFMLNADHNSHDVMVPKVSGMKWRRVVDTSLKAGDDFLEPGSEAPIDPQDHYIVNGRSTVVLLAR